The Thermococcus peptonophilus genomic sequence CAAGCTCCTCTCAAAGAACGCCCGCCTCACATACAAGGAGCTTGCCGAGCTTCTTGGCACAACAAGGCAGAGGATTTCCCGCAGGATGAACCGCCTTGAGCAGAGCGGTGTAATTTTGAAGTACACAGTGATACCCGATTATGATGCCCTTGGCTACATTCACGTTGTTCTGGGCATTACTCTGAAGCCGGGGGCGGATGTCAGGGAGGCCATAGAGGCCCTCAAGACGGATGAACACGTCAAGGTAATCCAGCGTGCACTCGGCTCGCACAACCTTGTGATCCACGTAATTGGGCCGAAGGACATGAGGGAGCTTGAAAGAATAATCTCTGAGATCTCCAAGAAGGTGCCAGCGATAGACCACATGGATGTCACGTTCATTACTGAGACAATCAAGTTTGAGACTCTCTAGTCTCTGTTCCTCTTCTATTTTCAAATAGGGAAAAAGTAATAAACCTTCTTCAGAGCACTACCAAGATGACGGTGATGACTTTGAACATCATTGCTGATATAATCACAGTGCTCCTCCTTGGAATCCTGGCATATCGCTCCCGGGCCTTGGATGCCAATGGTTCGGTAGCCGCGGGCTTCTTGGGCTTAGGCGTCCTTGTATTTGGTGGAATATGGACGTTTCTGGCGCTTTTGGTGTTCCTTATCCTTGGAGTTTTGGCTACCAAATATAAATACAAAGAAAAGGTTAAAAAAGGCCTTGCACAGCCAAACAACGGAACAAGAGGCCTTGGTAACGTTCTTGGGAACGGGTTGGCTGTGCTGATATTCCTTCTGATAGAAACGGCTGTGAAGGAGGACATTTTCTGGGCAGCAACGTTTGCCTCAATAGCCACTGTGAACGGAGATACTCTGGCGAGTGAGCTAGGGAAGATTCTCGGAAGAAGACCGAGGCTGATAACCAACTTGAAACCCGTCACACCTGGAACGGATGGTGCCGTCTCTCTCCAGGGTGAGATTATAGCCCTTATCGGGGCTTTGATAATAGCTCTCTTTGCCCTACCACTGACCACTCACACTTGGGAGATGATACTCGCCGTTACAGTCGGCGGGTTCATAGGGGTTAACATCGACAGCCTCATTGGAGCGACCCTCGAAGAAAAGGGGATCACAGATAACAACTCCACCAACTTTCTGGCAAGCCTTTTTGGCGGTCTAATCGGTGCCGCTCTGTTCTACGCTCTTGAGATGGTATAAGACTCCGGCGGATGATGACTACGGCGGATTCCCGAGCGGTGAGGACGACCTTAGGGTCTGACGCCGATTTAAAGAAAAGGATCAGGAGGGGGCCTCGGCTTTTTCTTCACTCTTCCTGAGGAACTCCTCATAAACCTCCCAGAGAGAGACCAGCGTCGCAGGTATGCCGTGCTCGGTCGCAAACGTCATGTAAGGGGCTAGGTCAATGACGTAATCGGCAAACCTGAAGAGGCCCCTTGGTATGCCCTCCCGTGAGCCTATGAAGATAACAACTTCCTTGGCGTAGTGCATGTCCCTTGCCAGCTTTTCCTTGACCTCTGCTAAAGTCGGCCCCTTCGGGTCGGTGATTATGAGCAACCTCTTGTTCCTCCTCTTGTCTCTAACAACCTGGTAGAGATCCCACACCGAGACAGGAACCTTCTCGACCTTCCAAGGATAGGCCTCCCTCTGTATCTGGTACCTGCTCTCCTGGCCTGTCTTGATGCCCCTGAGGAACTCCATCAGCTCGTAGGCGTCCATCTTCTCCTTGGGTGCTATGATCAGCTCTTTTACCTCAAAGGCCTGGGCCGCCCTGCCGATCTTCTCACCGAACTTCCTGCAGGCCTTGTAATCACCCCAGTAAGGCATTTGAACAAGGGTAACCTTGGAAAGGAGCTTCCTGGCGTCGAACTTGTCCGGGGTGTACTTGCGGTATTCCTCACCAGGAAGGACTGAGATGAACGCCCTGTCTCCTATTATCTCGACCTGGACGACCTTGTCTGGC encodes the following:
- a CDS encoding Lrp/AsnC family transcriptional regulator, whose amino-acid sequence is MADKINPVDHRILKLLSKNARLTYKELAELLGTTRQRISRRMNRLEQSGVILKYTVIPDYDALGYIHVVLGITLKPGADVREAIEALKTDEHVKVIQRALGSHNLVIHVIGPKDMRELERIISEISKKVPAIDHMDVTFITETIKFETL
- a CDS encoding DUF92 domain-containing protein: MTLNIIADIITVLLLGILAYRSRALDANGSVAAGFLGLGVLVFGGIWTFLALLVFLILGVLATKYKYKEKVKKGLAQPNNGTRGLGNVLGNGLAVLIFLLIETAVKEDIFWAATFASIATVNGDTLASELGKILGRRPRLITNLKPVTPGTDGAVSLQGEIIALIGALIIALFALPLTTHTWEMILAVTVGGFIGVNIDSLIGATLEEKGITDNNSTNFLASLFGGLIGAALFYALEMV
- a CDS encoding SPOUT family RNA methylase: MKFLVKTQKGMESVAGNYIREALPNAEVWASPMGYSGLVIVETNDENAEEKILEIPEVERVIPVLVETNAELGEIVKAANEIASLISKDETFAVKTKRRGKHDFSSIDVNRVLGAKIKELTDADVNLSWPDKVVQVEIIGDRAFISVLPGEEYRKYTPDKFDARKLLSKVTLVQMPYWGDYKACRKFGEKIGRAAQAFEVKELIIAPKEKMDAYELMEFLRGIKTGQESRYQIQREAYPWKVEKVPVSVWDLYQVVRDKRRNKRLLIITDPKGPTLAEVKEKLARDMHYAKEVVIFIGSREGIPRGLFRFADYVIDLAPYMTFATEHGIPATLVSLWEVYEEFLRKSEEKAEAPS